In Mercenaria mercenaria strain notata unplaced genomic scaffold, MADL_Memer_1 contig_1241, whole genome shotgun sequence, a genomic segment contains:
- the LOC123543890 gene encoding transcription intermediary factor 1-alpha-like gives MEVSGKLAEARHDLKFCENCQFENVTTKANEICRECEEYMCDTCFRNHLTGKRNRNHALINMNDPDIAAKKRAEEVEKCKQHDNEAIKFYCRKHEIVGCGDCIILEHSTCKPEYIKDLSKNVQETEDFINLKRKIEQLERENKTNFENVQKNRKDCKVVHEEVLTKIRKFRTDINTYLDKAEADIISEMEQLMSDNDKLLDKLDNNCAKYLSDIEGLKQKLDPTVHRENVLFIQTVRSKASVLEIEHELSKNVQSVCQVKGYEFVPNVKLSSIIKSEEKLGKINISNINEPKQDEITNLDDLMNVDTLTLVEPKKPKKLIQQETDNKTGVRPPPVFVGTRVEATDWGVNIILFLTEYNNNSKTMLYQADVNVTD, from the exons ATGGAAGTTTCCGGTAAACTAGCTGAGGCAAGACATGatttaaaattttgtgaaaattgtcaatttgaaaatgttacaacAAAAGCAAATGAAATATGTCGGGAATGTGAGGAATATATGTGCGACACATGCTTTCGGAATCATCTAACGGGTAAAAGGAATAGAAATCATGCATTGATTAATATGAATGATCCAGATATTGCTGCAAAGAAGCGTGCAGAAGAAGTAGAGAAATGTAAACAGCACGATAATGAGGCAATCAAATTTTACTGTCGTAAACACGAAATTGTTGGGTGTGGAGACTGCATTATATTGGAGCATAGTACATGTAAACCCGAATACATAAAGGACTTATCGAAAAACGTTCAGGAAACCGAAGATTTCATAAACTTGAAGAGGAAAATTGAACAACTGGAGCGTGagaacaaaacaaactttgaaaacgTTCAAAAGAATCGAAAAGACTGTAAAGTAGTGCATGAAGAAGTGCTAACTAAGATAAGGAAGTTTAGAACAGATATAAATACTTATCTGGATAAGGCAGAAGCAGATATAATATCTGAAATGGAACAACTTATGTCCGACAACGACAAACTCCTTGATAAGCTAGACAACAATTGTGCAAAATATTTGTCTGATATTGAAGGTTTAAAACAGAAACTTGACCCAACTGTCCATAGAGAAAATGTACTGTTTATACAAACAGTACGTAGCAAAGCGAGTGTTCTGGAAATTGAACATGAGCTGTCAAAAAATGTACAATCAGTATGCCAAGTCAAAGGTTATGAATTTGTTCCCAATGTAAAACTGTCGAGTATCATCAAATCAGAAGAGAAACTTGGCaaaatcaatatttcaaatataaatgaacCTAAGCAAGATGAAATTACAAATTTGGATGATTTAATGAACGTTGATACATTAACATTGGTGGAACCAAAGAAGCCAAAGAAGCTAATACAGCAGGAAACAGATAACAAAACTG GTGTGAGACCGCCACCTGTTTTTGTCGGTACCCGTGTAGAAGCAACAGATTGGGGggtaaatatcattttatttttgactgAATATAACAATAATTCAAAGACGATGTTATATCAGGCCGACGTTAAcgttactgactaa